The Elusimicrobiota bacterium DNA window TCACCCAATTTGTGCCCTACCATCTGGTCCGTAATAAACACTGGATGAAATTTTCGTCCATTATGAATTCCGATAGTGACACCGACAAAATCCGGAGAGATATCAGAATTACGGGCCCACGTATTGATGACCCTCTTGTCCCCTTTTTCTTTGGTTGCTCGAATTTTTTCGAGCAATCTTTCGTCAATGTACGGTCCTTTTTTTGTTGAACGACTCACCTAAAATCACCTCTCATTAAAATAATTGAAAATTCTTGGCTCTCATCATGCTTTCCGTTGAATATGATCATGCTGCTGAAACAACGGCTTTGCTGGCACGGCGATCACGAACAATCAACCAATCCGTTTGATGCCTGGTTCTCGTCTTATAACCTTTGGCAGGCTGATTCCAAGGAGATCTGGGCTGATTGTTTCCTTTCGATCGACCCCGTCCTCCTCCGTGCGGATGGTCCACTGAATTCATAGCAGTTCCGCGAACAGTGGGGCGAATGCCTCGATGACGTGAACGCCCCGCATTTCCCAATGACAAATTTTCATGCTCCAAATTACCAACCTGCCCAATCGTGGCTGTACAACTGGAAGGAATCAAACGAATCTCCCCTGAAGGAAGGCGAACCTGACAAAACTCTCTCTCTTTGGCCATCAATTGCGCAGCTCCACCAGCTGAACGCACAATTTGTCCACCTTTACCGGGAACAAGCTCAATATTGTGGATCACTGACCCTTCCGGCATGGCCGACAAAGGAAGGGCATTTCCAATTTTAATTTCTGCCTCAGGACCTGACATAACGCGATCATTTACTTTTAGGCCTTCAGCGTGAATGATGTAGCGTTTATCACCGTTTGAAAAATAAACTAGCGCAATGCGCGAAGTTCGATTGGGGTCATACTCCACTGACACAACACGGCCAGGAACACCCCAATTATCTCTTTTAAAATCGATCAAACGATAACGTCTTTGATGACGCCCGCCAATATGGCGAACCATAATTTGACCAGTGTTGTTACGCCCCCCCGTTTTGGGCAGCGCTCTTAAAAGCTTCTTTTCCGGAGCTTTTTTTGAAAGCCACGAAAAATCTTCAACGCTCATGCTTCGGCGAGAAGGGGTATAGGGTTTAAATGTCTTCAAGGCCATGTTTATGCCACCTCTTCCCAGTTGATCTGTTGTCCCTGTTTAACTTGAATAATTGCCTTTTTGCGATCGGGTTGATACCCACCCACAGGGCCTGTTCTCCGCCTGAATTTCCCAACGATCTTTGTGGTTTTTATACTGAGAACGTTGACTTTAAACCGTGATTCGATCGCTGAGCGAATTTGCCCCTTGCTGGCTGAAGGATCCACCTCAATCACGTACCCATTTTTCTCTCGAATTCGGGTGGATTTTTCTGTAACCAGAGGACGACGTAGGATATTAATTGACATTGGATTTTTCCGTTTTTCCCTGTACGCGAGCGACCAACTTCTCAAGACCCGCTTTTGTTATAAACACGCGCCTCGCGCGCAAACAATCATAGGTGTTAAATGAGGCCACGTCCGTGACCTGCACATGAGAAATATTTCTAGAAGCCCGATCGAAAGCAGGATCGATTTTTTCAACCAACAAGAAAGAGTTCGTGGGTGCTTTCCATTTGGAATAAACTGTGGCTACATTTTTTGTTTTTACTTCGGAGAGGTTGATGGGATCAACAACTTGAATTCTGTTGTCCTGAAGGAGTCCGCGGAGGGCCATTTTGAAGGCGATTTGTTTTTTCTGTTTTGGAAGATCTTGGCTATAGTCTCGATTCACGGGCCCAAATATAATTCCGCCTTTCCTCCACAAGGGTGAACGAGTTGAACCAGCGCGAGCATTACCCGTCCCTTTCTGTTTCCATGGTTTTAAGCCTCCACCCGATACCATGGCTCGCGTTTTAACGGAATGGGTTCCGGACCTTAAACCAGCTTGGTAGGCGACCACCACTTCATGGAGAAGCGCTGGCGATGTTTTTGTAGCAACCAAAGCCTCGTCAAAAGTGACGTTGCCTGATTCCTTACCTGAATTATCAATAACTTTAAGTTCCATATATTATTTACTCAACTTGTTTTGGGTGGCGCCGACTTACTTTTTGGCTTTCGGCTTCGCTTGCTGCTTGGGTTGGGATGAAATCTTAACCGCGCGGCTCGTAGGCTTAAGCACAACGAAATTCCCGTTGGGCCCTGGAACGGACCCTCGGAGAAGTATCAAATTCTTTTCAGTGTCAACATCAACAATTTCAATTTTTGGGACAGTCGACCAAACGTGTCCCATCCGACCGGGTTTCCTTGTTCCGGGAAGGACATGTTGCGGCCCTTGGGCACCATTCGAACCAGGATGGCGCCGGTATTCACCATTTCCATGGCTGTGCGGAAGACCCGCGAATCCATGCCGTTTCATAACTCCAGCGTAACCCTTCCCCCGTGTCAGACCAGAAACCTGGACCATTTCTCCTTTCGAAAAAACGTTGGCGGGAACAGGTTGCCCCACTTTAAATGCACCTGAATCGCTCACGTGGAATTCACGTAACCATCGCTTAAGCGGGAGTCCTTTTTTGGACAAATGTTGAGCCTCAGCTTTGCTTAATTTCTTTTCTGCCACATCACCATAACCAACTTGCACTGCACTGTACCCATCTTTTTCTTTTGTTTTAATTTGGGTAACAATATTTCCTTCGGTGGAAATAACAGTCACAGGGACCATATCGGAATTCTCAAGAAAAATTCTTGTCATCCCAATCTTGGTTCCAACGATACCCTTGAGCGGAGCTGTTTCCACTTGTGGAGCAGAACTATCGCTCACAGGTTGTTCATTTGTCATTTTCGCTTCTTGTCCCATAAAAATAAATTATTCTCTTTTTTAAAAATCAATTCTTGGAAGTTGGATTGACACATCCACTCCTGCCGGCAAATCTAACTTGCGCAGTTCCTCGACGGTACGCGCCGTTGGCTCAACAATGTCCACCAAACGTTTATGAATCCTCATTTCAAATTGCTCTCGGGATTTTTTATCGGTGTGGGGGGAGCGCAGCACTGTATATTTTTTGATGGTGGTTGGCAAGAGGACCGGCCCAGACAAATTGGCTCCCGTTCGTTGGACCGTATCCACGATTTTCGCGAGGGAATCATCCAACATCCGGTAATCATACCCCCGCAATTTGATGCGAATTCTTTGCATATCTAAGCTTGCTGCGGCTCTATCTGACATAAGTTCTCCTGCTGAATTCCTTTAAGCTTTGGCCGTAGCAACCAGCTCTTCAGCGAGGTTGCGCGGCACTTCTTCATAATGACTGGGCTCCATTGAATAGGAGGCCCGACCCTGAGAAAGCGAACGAATGGTGGTGGCATAACCGAACATTTCACTCAAGGGGACAAATCCGTGAATGTATTGAATCACACCCTTATCTTCAACTTGTTCAATACGGCCACGACGACGGTTTAAGTCGCCAATGACATCCCCCATATAATCTTTTGGGGTTACAACATCGATTTTCATAATGGGCTCAAGAAGGACAGGGCTGGCTTTTTTGCATCCTTCTTTAAAGGCCATGGAAGCGGCAATTTGGAAAGCCATATCGTTTGAGTCCACTTCGTGGAAACTTCCGTCAAACAAGGTCACAATGATATCAACCACGGGATAACCTGCCATCACACCTGAGTCAAGCGCATTGATAAGCCCCTTCTGAACTGAGGGAATATATTCTTTTGGAATACGCCCCCCCTTGATCTTATCGACAAATTCATAGCCTTTACCGGTTTGATTGGGCTCCACATTTATCCAAACGTGGCCATAGTTACCCCGGCCACCTGATTGCTTGATGTATTTGCCTTCTTGCTCCACCTTCTTCCGAATGGTTTCGCGGTAGGCAACTTGAGGTTTACCAATATTGGCCACCACATTAAATTCACGTTTCATACGATCCACCAAAATTTCCAAATGAAGTTCTCCCATTCCTGAAATAATGGTTTGTCCCGTTTCTTGATCGGTTCTAATTTTAAATGTGGGGTCTTCTTCCGCCAAACGATTGAGCGCGATGGCCAACTTCTCTTGATCTGCCTGTGATTTGGGTTCAATGGCCAAAGAGATGACTGGTTCAGGAAACTTTGGCGGCTCAATGACCATCGGCTTGGATTCGTCAGAAAGAGTTTGACCTGTGGTCACTCCTTTCAAGCCAATCACAGCTCCAATGTTGCCGGCTGTTATTTCCTGAACTTCTTCTCGTTTATCCGCATGCATACGCAAGATGCGTCCGATTCTTTCTCTCATTTTCGTGGTGGCATTATAGACCTGCGTGCCCCCTTGCAACTTGCCCGAGTACACTCGAACAAACGTAAGTTTTCCAACGTGTGGATCTGTTTGAATTTTAAATGCCAATGCCGTCAATGGTTCATTGTCTGTTTTTTGGCGTGTCATGGGTTCGCCTGTATCCGGATCTGCCCCATGAAGTGTCGTTGATTCAACCGGAGAAGGCAAATACATGTTCACCGCATCCAAAAGAGGTTGCACCCCCTTATTTTTAAAAGAGGTTCCGCAGAGGAATGGAAAGAATGTTCCCGTGATGGTGGCTTTCCGAATGACTTTGTTAATTTCATCGACAGAGATTTCTTTTCCGTCCAGATATTTATGGGCCAATTCATCATCGTAATCAGCCAACTTTTCGATGAGGCCTTCACGGTATTTCTTGGCTTGTTCAACCATATCTTCCGGAATTTCAACCTCATCAAATTTTGCCCCCAATTCTTCTCCTGACCATATCAGGGCCTTCATTCGAACCAAATCAATCAAACCTTTAAAACTAGACTCAATCCCAATTGGTAACTGAATGGGAACAGCATTCGCTCCTAATTTTTCATGAAGTGAATTCAAGCACATGTAAAAATCAGCGCCCAACTTGTCCATTTTGTTGGCGAACACAAGTCGGGGCACTTTATACTCGGTGGCCTGACGCCAAACTGTTTCTGACTGAGGTTCAACGCCTTGTGAACCGTCGAGCAAAACCACAGCGCCATCCAAAACGCGCAGTGATCTTTGCACCTCGGCCGTAAAGTCAATATGGCCAGGAGTATCAATAATGTTATAGGCGCATTCTTTCCAGGTGCAATGGGTGGCGGCGGAGGTAATGGTGATTCCTCGTTCCCGCTCCTGTTCCATCCAGTCCATGACGGTGTTTCCCTCATGGACTTCGCCGATCTTATAGATTCGTCCCGTGTAATACAGAATACGTTCGGTGGTGGTGGTTTTTCCGGCATCAATGTGAGCAATAATGCCGATGTTTCTAATGAGGGACTTGTCTGGTTCTTTGGCCATGGAATTTACCAGCGATAGTGAGCAAAAGCCTTATTAGCTTCAGCCATTTTGTGGGTGTCTTCACGCTTTTTAATTGAAAGTCCTTCTTTTTTGCTGGCTGCCAAAATTTCCTCCGCCAATCGTTCTTTCATTGGCTTGCCGGTTTTTGAGCGGCTGAAAGTGAGAATCCAACGCATGGCCAAAGCGATACTGCGCTCTGGTTTCACTTCAGAGGGAACCTGATAGGTGGCTCCGCCCACCCGACGAGCTCTGACTTCCAAGAGAGGACGAACATTTTCAATCGCACGATTGAAGGTTGCGAGTGGGTCTTCACTCGATTTTCCTTTAATCCGTTCAAGTGCTCCGTAAATGATTCGTTCTGCGGTTGACTTTTTTCCACCTTCAATGATCTTGTTGATCATCTGAGAAATTAAAACAGATTTATAGATTGGATCAGGACCAGGTCCTGGACGGCGGTCTTTGGCTTTTAAATCTTTTCGTGGCATTTTACTTCGTCTCCTTGGCTTTGGGTCTCTTGGCTCCGTATTTGGAACGCCCTTGTTTTCGGTCAGTTACTCCAGATGAGTCAAGCACACCTCTAATAATGTGGTATCGAACGCCGGGAAGATCTTTAACACGGCCTCCACGGATCATAACGATGGAGTGCTCCTGAAGATTATGCCCCACCCCAGGGATATAGGCCGTTACTTCCACGCCGGTTGTCAACTTAACCCGTGCGATTTTACGAAGCGCTGAATTGGGTTTCTTGGGTGTGGTGGTTTTTACTTGAGTGCAAACACCGCGACGCTGAGGACAGTTTTCCAAGGCAGGCGATTTTGTTTTGCTGGTTTGAGCCTCGCGGATACCGCGAATAAGTTGACTTGTTGTTGGCATGTTATTTCTTCTCCGACTCTTCGATTAATCTGCGTTCATAGAAACCGGTTCCTGC harbors:
- the rpsS gene encoding 30S ribosomal protein S19, coding for MSRSTKKGPYIDERLLEKIRATKEKGDKRVINTWARNSDISPDFVGVTIGIHNGRKFHPVFITDQMVGHKLGEFAPTRFFKGHGAAHTKEATATT
- the rplB gene encoding 50S ribosomal protein L2; its protein translation is MALKTFKPYTPSRRSMSVEDFSWLSKKAPEKKLLRALPKTGGRNNTGQIMVRHIGGRHQRRYRLIDFKRDNWGVPGRVVSVEYDPNRTSRIALVYFSNGDKRYIIHAEGLKVNDRVMSGPEAEIKIGNALPLSAMPEGSVIHNIELVPGKGGQIVRSAGGAAQLMAKEREFCQVRLPSGEIRLIPSSCTATIGQVGNLEHENLSLGNAGRSRHRGIRPTVRGTAMNSVDHPHGGGRGRSKGNNQPRSPWNQPAKGYKTRTRHQTDWLIVRDRRASKAVVSAA
- the rplW gene encoding 50S ribosomal protein L23, producing MSINILRRPLVTEKSTRIREKNGYVIEVDPSASKGQIRSAIESRFKVNVLSIKTTKIVGKFRRRTGPVGGYQPDRKKAIIQVKQGQQINWEEVA
- the rplD gene encoding 50S ribosomal protein L4, with protein sequence MELKVIDNSGKESGNVTFDEALVATKTSPALLHEVVVAYQAGLRSGTHSVKTRAMVSGGGLKPWKQKGTGNARAGSTRSPLWRKGGIIFGPVNRDYSQDLPKQKKQIAFKMALRGLLQDNRIQVVDPINLSEVKTKNVATVYSKWKAPTNSFLLVEKIDPAFDRASRNISHVQVTDVASFNTYDCLRARRVFITKAGLEKLVARVQGKTEKSNVN
- the rplC gene encoding 50S ribosomal protein L3 produces the protein MGQEAKMTNEQPVSDSSAPQVETAPLKGIVGTKIGMTRIFLENSDMVPVTVISTEGNIVTQIKTKEKDGYSAVQVGYGDVAEKKLSKAEAQHLSKKGLPLKRWLREFHVSDSGAFKVGQPVPANVFSKGEMVQVSGLTRGKGYAGVMKRHGFAGLPHSHGNGEYRRHPGSNGAQGPQHVLPGTRKPGRMGHVWSTVPKIEIVDVDTEKNLILLRGSVPGPNGNFVVLKPTSRAVKISSQPKQQAKPKAKK
- the rpsJ gene encoding 30S ribosomal protein S10, whose product is MSDRAAASLDMQRIRIKLRGYDYRMLDDSLAKIVDTVQRTGANLSGPVLLPTTIKKYTVLRSPHTDKKSREQFEMRIHKRLVDIVEPTARTVEELRKLDLPAGVDVSIQLPRIDF
- the fusA gene encoding Elongation factor G, producing the protein MAKEPDKSLIRNIGIIAHIDAGKTTTTERILYYTGRIYKIGEVHEGNTVMDWMEQERERGITITSAATHCTWKECAYNIIDTPGHIDFTAEVQRSLRVLDGAVVLLDGSQGVEPQSETVWRQATEYKVPRLVFANKMDKLGADFYMCLNSLHEKLGANAVPIQLPIGIESSFKGLIDLVRMKALIWSGEELGAKFDEVEIPEDMVEQAKKYREGLIEKLADYDDELAHKYLDGKEISVDEINKVIRKATITGTFFPFLCGTSFKNKGVQPLLDAVNMYLPSPVESTTLHGADPDTGEPMTRQKTDNEPLTALAFKIQTDPHVGKLTFVRVYSGKLQGGTQVYNATTKMRERIGRILRMHADKREEVQEITAGNIGAVIGLKGVTTGQTLSDESKPMVIEPPKFPEPVISLAIEPKSQADQEKLAIALNRLAEEDPTFKIRTDQETGQTIISGMGELHLEILVDRMKREFNVVANIGKPQVAYRETIRKKVEQEGKYIKQSGGRGNYGHVWINVEPNQTGKGYEFVDKIKGGRIPKEYIPSVQKGLINALDSGVMAGYPVVDIIVTLFDGSFHEVDSNDMAFQIAASMAFKEGCKKASPVLLEPIMKIDVVTPKDYMGDVIGDLNRRRGRIEQVEDKGVIQYIHGFVPLSEMFGYATTIRSLSQGRASYSMEPSHYEEVPRNLAEELVATAKA
- the rpsG gene encoding 30S ribosomal protein S7; protein product: MPRKDLKAKDRRPGPGPDPIYKSVLISQMINKIIEGGKKSTAERIIYGALERIKGKSSEDPLATFNRAIENVRPLLEVRARRVGGATYQVPSEVKPERSIALAMRWILTFSRSKTGKPMKERLAEEILAASKKEGLSIKKREDTHKMAEANKAFAHYRW
- the rpsL gene encoding 30S ribosomal protein S12; the protein is MPTTSQLIRGIREAQTSKTKSPALENCPQRRGVCTQVKTTTPKKPNSALRKIARVKLTTGVEVTAYIPGVGHNLQEHSIVMIRGGRVKDLPGVRYHIIRGVLDSSGVTDRKQGRSKYGAKRPKAKETK